A genomic region of Papaver somniferum cultivar HN1 chromosome 7, ASM357369v1, whole genome shotgun sequence contains the following coding sequences:
- the LOC113300642 gene encoding CRIB domain-containing protein RIC7-like, with the protein MKGILKGLRYISQIFENDYEEEEEEEMQIGCPTDVQHVAHIGVEGPAVANPSWMNGKKSEASESASKAKNKKGEANTKSKAKNASQDLSQEGTDLPQSTQDMSEVAKPSRNRRHSTSVTLNSSETQELEVPKKSSRRGHSLDLTEQKKSSTTKKSKDHSSSSNEGLDAPSIPKSSRKKKLKESPSTVGVAATSKERRKGSKESNSLSTASNVQVPGPASEPANKNRSSELSQEDLDDDLKLEEKGF; encoded by the exons ATGAAGGGAATCTTAAAAGGCTTAAGATACATTTCGCAGATATTTG AAAATGATtacgaggaagaggaggaggaagagatgCAAATAGGATGTCCGACAGACGTACAACATGTAGCTCATATAGGAGTCGAGGGTCCGGCTGTAGCTAATCCGAGCTGG ATGAATGGAAAAAAATCAGAAGCTTCCGAGAGTGCATCCAAggcaaagaataagaaaggaGAAGCCAATACCAAGTCCAAAGCCAAAAATGCTTCTCAAG ATTTGAGCCAAGAAGGTACAGACCTTCCTCAATCAACACAAGACATGTCTGAAGTGGCAAAGCCATCGAGGAACCGCCGACACTCAACTTCCGTAACGCTGAACAGTTCTGAAACTCAAGAACTGGAGGTACCAAAGAAGTCATCACGACGTGGCCACAGTTTAGATTTAACGGAACAGaaaaaatcatcaacaacaaaGAAAAGCAAGGACCACTCTAGTAGTAGTAACGAGGGACTCGACGCACCTTCCATTCCAAAGTCATCTCGGAAAAAGAAACTCAAGGAATCACCATCTACAGTTGGTGTTGCTGCAACATCAAAGGAAAGAAGAAAGGGATccaaggagtccaattctttatCAACAGCAAGTAATGTCCAAGTTCCAGGACCGGCGTCCGAACCCGCCAATAAGAACCGTAGTAGTGAGTTGTCCCAAGAAGATTTAGATGATGATTTGAAGTTAGAAGAGAAGGGATTTTAA